The proteins below are encoded in one region of Pseudomonas putida S13.1.2:
- a CDS encoding AAA family ATPase, protein MTDKKAFETQLEEHFLAGAPAIYIQSAEEARVDQLLLGLKEKASLKRIHEWNLGYGWVDVDNKLPLSNLDSSKTELEHALLALLDVDLEETLIVIKGARLALENNTLAVARLKQLLNSIERNYAGECSVILVSEAVCIPASIEAQVTLLPLPLPSRTEIKAMLAEAESRGLLTIPDHLSDLAVSGLSGLTSSEMAQLLRMVARQAQTIDEQSLNTILHEKEQIIVKSGVLEMVRVDVGVSDIGGLENLKQWLEQRSTIIRRLDEATRQGVKTPKGVLIAGMPGCGKSLTAKVAAGLFQLPLLRLDIGSLLGKYVGESEHNMRRALSMAETVSPCILWVDELEKAFVGMGGGNASEVTARLLGYFLTWMQEKTGAVFVIATANDITALPPELLRKGRFDEIFYVGFPNPVEREKILSIHLDKSGQQVADLEMDELVNLCRDYCGADIENSINEAVANAFISGGALTQQHLEDAIQSTIPLRETLRDQVGKYEELFEKLKLRPASEYQGLSVAQMIKMAADPNHVKREEVARNPDCPGDQLEKLSMDAQRSVAEAVYANPRCPEHVLSIRLNLVKGQPQYDHGMFKLACLNGNAPQDLLIRMIDEDVLDDDLRASLAACVKGEDLQFKLARDRLASVVAGLILNPSLLSSVKSKLLEEGKSSVRQAFAKHPGLTEDEQRSLLSNASPALRGTLSKNPKLSAALQLNLANDPDPDVREKLASNPSLIKEAQQILAEDGSYQVKRALSDNPALCLDHEQKMKFKKHIMENRHLSGSGGGFFSSIHRSF, encoded by the coding sequence ATGACCGATAAAAAGGCTTTCGAAACCCAGTTGGAAGAGCATTTCCTCGCTGGGGCTCCCGCCATTTACATTCAATCGGCCGAAGAAGCACGTGTCGATCAGTTGCTGCTGGGGCTCAAGGAAAAGGCCAGCCTCAAGCGCATCCACGAATGGAACCTTGGCTATGGTTGGGTGGATGTCGACAACAAGCTCCCGCTGAGTAACCTCGATTCAAGTAAAACGGAGCTCGAGCACGCTCTGTTGGCGTTGTTGGACGTGGATCTGGAAGAGACGTTGATCGTCATTAAAGGTGCTCGGCTGGCCCTGGAGAACAATACGCTTGCGGTGGCCCGGCTCAAACAGTTGTTGAATTCGATCGAGCGCAACTATGCAGGCGAGTGTTCGGTCATTCTGGTCTCGGAAGCGGTGTGCATCCCCGCGTCGATCGAGGCCCAGGTTACGTTGCTGCCGTTGCCTCTACCGAGCCGCACTGAAATCAAAGCGATGCTGGCCGAGGCTGAGTCTCGCGGACTGCTCACCATTCCGGATCACCTGAGTGACCTGGCCGTTTCTGGCCTGAGCGGGCTGACCTCCAGCGAAATGGCTCAGCTACTGAGGATGGTTGCGCGCCAGGCCCAGACCATCGATGAGCAGTCGTTGAATACAATCCTCCACGAGAAAGAGCAGATCATCGTCAAGAGCGGTGTGCTGGAGATGGTGCGGGTCGATGTCGGGGTCAGCGATATCGGTGGCCTGGAAAACCTGAAGCAATGGCTTGAGCAACGTTCGACCATTATCCGACGCCTGGACGAGGCAACGAGGCAGGGCGTCAAAACGCCTAAAGGCGTGCTCATCGCAGGCATGCCTGGCTGCGGCAAATCGCTCACGGCCAAGGTGGCTGCCGGTTTGTTCCAGCTGCCGCTGTTGCGGCTGGATATCGGTTCTCTGCTGGGTAAGTACGTGGGGGAGAGCGAGCATAACATGCGGCGCGCGCTCAGCATGGCCGAGACTGTCAGCCCCTGCATTCTGTGGGTAGATGAGCTGGAGAAAGCGTTTGTAGGCATGGGTGGTGGGAATGCCTCGGAGGTGACTGCTCGTCTACTGGGCTATTTCCTGACCTGGATGCAGGAAAAGACCGGCGCCGTATTTGTCATCGCCACCGCCAACGACATCACCGCACTACCCCCGGAATTGCTGCGCAAGGGTCGCTTTGACGAGATTTTCTATGTCGGCTTCCCCAACCCTGTGGAGCGAGAAAAAATCCTGAGCATTCATCTGGATAAATCGGGGCAGCAAGTCGCTGATCTGGAAATGGATGAGCTGGTGAATCTCTGTCGGGATTACTGCGGTGCCGATATCGAGAACTCGATCAACGAGGCCGTAGCTAACGCCTTCATCAGCGGAGGGGCATTGACGCAGCAGCATCTGGAGGACGCTATTCAGTCCACCATTCCTTTGCGCGAAACCTTGCGCGACCAGGTCGGCAAGTACGAGGAGCTGTTCGAGAAACTGAAGCTGCGCCCGGCATCCGAGTATCAGGGGCTGAGCGTGGCGCAGATGATCAAGATGGCTGCTGACCCTAACCATGTGAAGCGGGAGGAGGTAGCCCGTAATCCTGATTGCCCTGGTGATCAGTTGGAGAAACTCTCCATGGATGCGCAGCGCAGTGTGGCGGAGGCGGTCTATGCAAATCCGCGGTGTCCTGAGCACGTGCTGTCGATTCGGCTCAACCTCGTCAAGGGTCAACCGCAGTATGATCATGGGATGTTCAAGCTGGCTTGCTTGAATGGCAATGCGCCGCAAGATCTCCTGATACGCATGATCGATGAGGATGTACTCGACGATGATTTACGTGCGTCGTTGGCGGCCTGTGTCAAAGGCGAAGACCTCCAGTTCAAGTTGGCTCGCGACCGACTTGCTTCGGTTGTTGCTGGCCTGATCTTGAATCCCTCACTACTTAGCAGTGTGAAGTCCAAGTTGCTTGAGGAAGGCAAAAGCAGTGTGAGGCAAGCGTTCGCCAAGCACCCCGGTTTGACTGAGGATGAACAGCGTTCGCTGCTCAGCAATGCGAGCCCTGCACTCAGGGGTACCCTCAGCAAAAATCCCAAGCTGTCTGCCGCCTTGCAACTGAACCTCGCCAACGATCCTGATCCGGATGTAAGAGAGAAGCTGGCAAGCAATCCTTCGTTGATCAAAGAGGCTCAGCAAATCTTGGCCGAGGACGGCAGCTATCAGGTCAAGCGAGCACTGTCAGACAATCCAGCCCTATGTCTTGATCATGAGCAAAAAATGAAGTTCAAGAAGCACATAATGGAGAACAGGCACCTGAGTGGGAGTGGAGGTGGTTTTTTCTCCAGCATTCATCGCAGTTTTTAG
- a CDS encoding helix-turn-helix transcriptional regulator, which yields MKHKQSMDQIRWDLALRYRLIETVVWWEGRLTTNHLMQCFGISRQQASKDINTYITDYASKNLVYDKQIKGYVPTRQFKPLFIDDSASAYLDLLNHNDERAPHIEGLNLAYAHTEVLKVPDRSVRPEVLRPLLKACREKRRLDIEYVSFKTPEVEGRTIAPHTLVYTGIRWHVRAYCEKNREYRDFVLSRFRGEPELLDDQTENGVEHDVEWNTKIDVIFKPDERLTPAQRSIIEVDYAMTDGQLVVKSSQALAKYVVKRFHVNPNLHDARPEAQQLVLANRAELKLWLSLD from the coding sequence ATGAAACATAAGCAAAGTATGGATCAAATCCGCTGGGACCTTGCCCTGCGCTACCGCCTGATCGAAACGGTGGTCTGGTGGGAAGGGCGCCTGACCACCAACCACTTGATGCAGTGCTTCGGCATCAGCCGGCAGCAAGCATCGAAGGACATCAACACCTACATCACCGACTATGCCTCTAAGAACCTGGTCTACGACAAGCAGATCAAAGGCTACGTGCCAACCCGGCAGTTCAAGCCGTTGTTCATCGACGACAGCGCTAGTGCCTACCTGGACCTGCTTAACCACAACGATGAGCGTGCGCCGCATATCGAAGGGTTGAACCTGGCTTACGCGCACACTGAAGTCTTGAAGGTACCTGATCGCTCTGTGAGGCCCGAGGTGCTGCGGCCACTGCTCAAGGCGTGTCGTGAAAAGCGGCGTCTGGACATCGAGTACGTGTCGTTCAAAACCCCCGAAGTAGAAGGGCGCACCATTGCGCCGCACACGTTGGTGTACACCGGGATACGTTGGCACGTGCGGGCTTACTGCGAGAAGAACCGTGAGTATCGGGACTTTGTGTTGAGCCGTTTTCGAGGCGAGCCGGAGCTGCTCGACGATCAGACGGAAAATGGTGTCGAGCACGACGTAGAGTGGAACACCAAGATCGATGTGATCTTTAAGCCGGACGAGCGCCTGACGCCGGCGCAACGGTCGATCATTGAAGTGGACTACGCGATGACTGATGGCCAGCTCGTGGTCAAAAGCTCACAAGCATTGGCGAAGTACGTAGTGAAACGATTTCACGTAAATCCGAACCTGCATGACGCCCGCCCTGAAGCCCAGCAGTTGGTGTTGGCGAACCGGGCAGAGTTGAAACTCTGGCTGAGCTTAGACTAA
- a CDS encoding integrase domain-containing protein: protein MCAQATRLSDLKVKAAKPQEKDYVLSDGDGLQMRVRSNGSKLWNFNYRHPVTKNRINMGLGTFPEVSLAQARKRTVEARELLAHGIDPKEKRDAVQQAKKAATEHTFQNVATAWYELKKDSVTQAYAEDIWRSLTLHIFPYLGHTPISTISAPQVINLLRPLETKGSLETVKRLTQRLNEIMTYGVNSGLIHANPLSGIRSVFKKPKKKNMAALPPDELKELMVAIANASIKRTTRCLIEWQLHTMTRPVEAATTRWADIDIEKKIWTIPAERMKKRRAHIVPLTEQALALLEAIKPYSGHREFVFPADRNPRTHCNSQTANMALKRMGFEGRLVSHGMRSMASTILNEHGWDPELIEVALAHVDKDEVRSAYNRADYIERRRPMMTWWSEHIQEAATGNLSVSAIQENRRREVV from the coding sequence ATGTGCGCTCAAGCCACCCGCCTCTCGGACCTCAAAGTCAAAGCCGCCAAGCCGCAAGAGAAGGACTATGTCCTAAGCGATGGTGACGGCCTCCAAATGCGAGTGAGAAGCAATGGCTCTAAACTCTGGAACTTCAACTACCGGCATCCGGTGACAAAGAACCGGATCAACATGGGCCTCGGGACCTTCCCCGAAGTTTCATTGGCGCAAGCCCGCAAGCGCACCGTTGAGGCACGCGAGCTCCTCGCTCACGGCATCGACCCCAAAGAAAAACGGGATGCAGTGCAGCAAGCGAAGAAGGCAGCGACGGAGCACACTTTCCAGAACGTGGCGACGGCCTGGTATGAGCTGAAAAAGGATTCAGTGACACAGGCCTACGCTGAGGACATCTGGCGTTCCCTCACGCTGCACATCTTTCCGTATCTGGGACACACCCCAATCTCGACCATAAGTGCTCCTCAGGTCATTAACCTGCTCCGGCCACTCGAAACCAAAGGCAGCCTTGAAACCGTAAAACGACTGACACAACGGCTCAACGAGATCATGACCTACGGGGTCAACTCGGGACTGATTCACGCGAACCCGCTCAGTGGCATCCGCTCCGTTTTCAAGAAACCGAAAAAGAAAAACATGGCGGCACTACCCCCCGATGAGCTGAAAGAACTCATGGTGGCAATCGCCAATGCCAGCATAAAAAGAACAACACGCTGCCTGATCGAGTGGCAGCTTCACACCATGACCCGGCCAGTCGAAGCTGCGACCACCCGCTGGGCAGATATCGACATCGAGAAGAAGATCTGGACGATTCCTGCGGAGCGAATGAAAAAGCGCCGCGCGCACATTGTCCCGCTCACGGAGCAGGCTCTTGCACTCCTCGAAGCGATCAAGCCCTACAGTGGACATCGGGAATTTGTGTTCCCCGCAGACCGAAACCCACGTACCCACTGCAACAGCCAGACCGCCAACATGGCGCTGAAACGAATGGGCTTCGAGGGGCGTCTGGTCAGCCACGGCATGCGGTCGATGGCCAGCACCATCCTCAACGAGCATGGCTGGGATCCCGAATTGATCGAGGTAGCACTTGCCCATGTCGATAAAGACGAGGTTCGCAGCGCCTACAACCGCGCGGACTACATCGAGCGGAGACGGCCGATGATGACCTGGTGGAGTGAGCATATCCAGGAAGCAGCGACGGGTAATCTGTCAGTGTCAGCTATCCAAGAAAATCGGCGCAGGGAGGTCGTTTAG
- a CDS encoding FAD-binding and (Fe-S)-binding domain-containing protein, with product MSLPAAFLRDAERLIPAERRFDDPTSTLAFGTDASFYRLIPKLVVRVESEDEVVGLIKLAQRERVPVTFRAAGTSLSGQAITDSVLIVLGDNWNGREIRGQGEQIRLQPGVIGAQANAWLAPFGRKIGPDPASINACKIGGIVANNASGMCCGTAQNTYHTLAGLRLVLADGTRLDSEDPASVAAFASSHAELLASLASLARETRANTALAERIRHKYRLKNTTGLSLNALVDYDQPLDILQHLLVGSEGTLGFISAVTYNTVPDHPHKASALLVFPSVESCCRAVPVLKQQPVSAVELLDRRSLRSVQNMPGMPLWVKGLSDNACALLIESRAASQSLLHEQLHQVMASIADFPLEQQVDFSEDPAVYNQLWKIRKDTFPAVGAVRQTGTTVIIEDVTFPVEQLAEGVNRLIQLFDKHRYDEAIIFGHALEGNLHFVFTQGFNSAAEVARYQAFMDDVAQLVAVEFGGSLKAEHGTGRNMAPFVELEWGHDAYQLMWKLKRLLDPNGILNPDAVLSEDPDIHLKNLKPLPAADEIVDKCIECGFCEPVCPSKGLTLSPRQRIVMWRDIQAKQRAGIDTRELMQTYQYQGIDTCAATGLCAQRCPVGINTGELVKKLRSQAADHIKTADWLAEHFHTALGGARLTLTAANTARKLLGAPRLGRLSASLSKASKGRLPQWTPAMPQPLRPISFGPASHDARPRVVYLAACVSRVMGPAYADSEQSSLLDKTRALLEKAGYQVVFPDNADSLCCGQPFASKGYPEQAEHKRQELITALLHASRGGLDPIYCDTSPCTLRLVQDLGETRLDLYDPVRFIRTHLLDRLEFTPQDEPVAVHVTCSTQHLGESQALIDLARRCSKQVVIPEGIHCCGFAGDKGFTTPELNAHSLRSLKDAVQYCSEGISTSRTCEIGLSSHSGIDYHGLVYLVDRVTRPRSI from the coding sequence ATGAGCTTGCCCGCCGCGTTCCTGCGTGATGCCGAGCGCCTGATACCCGCCGAACGCCGCTTCGACGACCCCACGTCCACCCTGGCCTTTGGCACCGACGCCAGCTTCTACCGGCTGATCCCCAAGCTGGTGGTGCGCGTCGAGTCCGAGGACGAAGTGGTCGGCCTGATCAAACTGGCCCAGCGCGAGCGGGTGCCGGTCACCTTCCGCGCCGCCGGCACCAGTCTTTCTGGCCAGGCCATCACCGACTCGGTGCTGATCGTGCTCGGCGATAACTGGAACGGCCGCGAAATCCGTGGCCAGGGCGAGCAGATCCGCCTGCAACCGGGCGTGATCGGCGCCCAGGCCAACGCCTGGCTGGCCCCCTTCGGGCGCAAGATCGGCCCCGACCCGGCCTCGATCAACGCCTGCAAAATTGGTGGCATCGTTGCCAACAACGCCAGCGGCATGTGTTGCGGCACCGCGCAGAACACCTACCACACCCTGGCCGGCCTGCGCCTGGTGCTGGCCGACGGCACCCGCCTGGACAGCGAAGACCCGGCCAGCGTCGCCGCCTTTGCAAGCAGCCACGCCGAGCTGCTGGCATCGCTGGCCAGCCTGGCCCGCGAGACCCGCGCCAACACCGCGCTGGCCGAGCGCATCCGGCACAAATACCGGCTGAAGAACACCACCGGCCTGTCGCTGAACGCACTGGTGGACTACGACCAGCCGCTGGACATCCTGCAGCACCTGCTGGTGGGTTCCGAAGGCACGCTGGGCTTCATCAGCGCCGTCACCTACAACACCGTGCCCGACCACCCGCACAAGGCCAGCGCCCTGCTGGTGTTCCCCAGCGTCGAAAGCTGCTGCCGCGCCGTACCCGTGCTCAAGCAGCAGCCAGTCTCGGCCGTGGAACTGCTCGACCGCCGCAGCCTGCGCTCGGTGCAGAACATGCCTGGGATGCCGCTGTGGGTAAAAGGCCTGTCAGACAACGCCTGCGCCCTGCTGATCGAGTCCCGCGCCGCCAGCCAGAGCCTGCTGCACGAACAACTGCACCAAGTGATGGCCTCGATCGCCGACTTCCCGCTGGAACAGCAAGTGGACTTCAGCGAAGACCCAGCCGTGTACAACCAGCTGTGGAAAATCCGCAAGGACACCTTCCCCGCCGTCGGCGCCGTGCGCCAGACCGGCACCACGGTGATCATCGAAGACGTGACCTTCCCCGTCGAGCAACTGGCCGAAGGCGTCAACCGCCTGATCCAGCTGTTCGACAAGCACCGCTACGACGAAGCGATCATTTTTGGCCACGCGCTGGAAGGCAACCTGCACTTCGTCTTCACCCAAGGCTTCAACAGCGCCGCGGAAGTCGCCCGTTACCAGGCCTTCATGGACGACGTGGCGCAACTGGTGGCCGTGGAATTCGGCGGTTCGCTAAAAGCCGAACACGGCACCGGGCGCAACATGGCCCCGTTCGTGGAACTGGAATGGGGCCATGACGCCTACCAGCTGATGTGGAAGCTCAAGCGCCTGCTCGACCCCAACGGCATCCTCAACCCCGACGCGGTGCTAAGCGAAGACCCCGACATCCACCTGAAAAACCTCAAGCCGCTGCCAGCCGCCGACGAAATCGTCGACAAGTGCATCGAGTGCGGCTTCTGCGAACCGGTGTGCCCGTCCAAAGGGCTTACCCTCAGCCCACGCCAGCGCATCGTCATGTGGCGTGACATCCAGGCCAAGCAACGCGCCGGCATCGACACCCGCGAACTGATGCAGACCTACCAGTACCAAGGCATCGACACCTGCGCCGCCACCGGCCTGTGCGCCCAGCGCTGCCCGGTCGGCATCAACACCGGCGAGCTGGTGAAAAAACTGCGCAGCCAGGCCGCCGACCACATCAAGACCGCCGACTGGCTCGCCGAGCACTTCCACACCGCACTGGGTGGCGCCCGCCTTACCCTCACGGCCGCCAATACCGCACGCAAGCTGCTCGGCGCCCCGCGCCTGGGCCGCCTGAGCGCCTCGCTGAGCAAAGCCAGCAAAGGCCGCCTGCCCCAGTGGACCCCGGCCATGCCACAACCCCTGCGCCCGATCAGCTTCGGCCCGGCCAGCCACGACGCCCGCCCCCGCGTGGTGTACCTTGCGGCCTGCGTGTCACGGGTGATGGGCCCGGCCTATGCCGACAGCGAGCAAAGCTCGCTGCTGGACAAAACCCGCGCCCTGCTGGAAAAGGCCGGCTACCAGGTGGTGTTCCCCGACAACGCCGACAGCCTGTGCTGCGGCCAGCCCTTCGCCTCCAAGGGTTACCCCGAACAGGCCGAGCACAAGCGCCAGGAACTGATCACCGCCCTGCTGCACGCCAGCCGCGGCGGCCTAGACCCGATCTACTGCGACACCAGCCCCTGCACCCTGCGCCTGGTGCAAGACCTGGGCGAAACCCGGCTGGACCTGTACGACCCGGTGCGCTTCATCCGCACCCACCTGCTCGACCGCCTGGAGTTCACCCCCCAGGACGAGCCGGTGGCCGTGCACGTGACCTGCAGCACCCAGCACCTGGGCGAAAGCCAGGCCCTGATCGACCTGGCGCGGCGTTGCAGCAAACAGGTGGTAATCCCCGAAGGCATTCATTGCTGCGGGTTTGCCGGCGACAAAGGCTTCACCACCCCCGAGCTCAACGCCCACTCGCTGCGCAGCCTGAAGGATGCCGTGCAGTATTGCAGCGAAGGCATCTCCACCAGCCGCACCTGCGAAATAGGCCTGTCGAGCCACAGCGGCATCGACTACCACGGCCTGGTCTACCTGGTAGACCGCGTCACCCGCCCACGCAGCATCTAA
- the lldD gene encoding FMN-dependent L-lactate dehydrogenase LldD, whose amino-acid sequence MIISASTDYRAAAQRKLPPFLFHYADGGAYAEHTLRHNVSDLAGIALRQRVLNNMSELSLETKLFDETLSMPVALAPVGLTGMYARRGEVQAARAAAAHGIPFTMSTVSVCPIEEVAPAIDRPMWFQLYVLKDRGFMRNALERAKAAGVKTLVFTVDMPVPGARYRDAHSGMSGRNGPLRRVLQAMTHPEWAWDVGVMGRPHDLGNISKYRGNPTGLADYIGWLGNNFDPSISWKDLEWIREYWDGPMIIKGILDADDARDAVKFGADGIVVSNHGGRQLDGVLSSARALPAIADAVKGDLKILADSGIRSGLDVVRMIALGADTVLIGRAFLYALAVHGQAGVKNLLELFEKEMRVAMVLTGAKSISEITRDSLVRELGA is encoded by the coding sequence ATGATCATTTCTGCCTCTACCGACTATCGCGCCGCGGCCCAACGCAAGCTGCCTCCCTTCCTGTTCCACTACGCCGACGGCGGCGCCTACGCCGAGCACACCTTGCGCCACAACGTGTCGGACCTGGCCGGCATTGCCCTGCGCCAGCGCGTGCTGAACAACATGTCCGAGCTCAGCCTGGAAACCAAGCTGTTCGACGAAACCCTGAGCATGCCGGTAGCCCTGGCCCCGGTCGGCCTCACCGGCATGTACGCCCGCCGTGGCGAAGTGCAGGCGGCGCGTGCAGCGGCGGCCCACGGCATCCCGTTCACCATGTCTACCGTGTCGGTGTGCCCGATCGAAGAAGTGGCCCCGGCCATCGACCGGCCAATGTGGTTCCAGCTGTACGTGCTCAAGGACCGCGGCTTCATGCGCAACGCCCTGGAGCGGGCCAAGGCCGCCGGGGTCAAGACCCTGGTGTTCACCGTCGACATGCCCGTACCCGGCGCCCGCTACCGCGATGCCCACTCGGGCATGAGCGGCCGCAACGGCCCGCTGCGCCGCGTGCTGCAAGCCATGACCCACCCCGAGTGGGCGTGGGATGTGGGGGTGATGGGCCGCCCGCACGACCTGGGCAACATCTCCAAGTACCGTGGCAACCCCACGGGCCTGGCCGACTACATCGGCTGGCTGGGCAACAACTTTGACCCGTCCATCTCCTGGAAAGACCTGGAGTGGATCCGCGAGTACTGGGACGGCCCGATGATCATCAAGGGCATTCTGGATGCCGATGACGCCCGCGATGCGGTCAAGTTCGGCGCCGACGGCATCGTGGTGTCCAACCACGGCGGCCGCCAGCTCGATGGCGTGCTGTCCAGCGCCCGCGCCCTGCCGGCCATTGCCGACGCCGTCAAAGGCGACCTGAAGATTCTGGCCGACTCCGGCATCCGCAGTGGGCTCGACGTGGTGCGCATGATCGCCCTGGGTGCCGACACCGTACTGATCGGCCGCGCCTTCCTCTATGCCCTTGCCGTGCACGGCCAGGCCGGGGTGAAAAACCTGCTTGAGCTGTTCGAGAAGGAAATGCGCGTGGCCATGGTGCTGACTGGCGCCAAGTCGATCAGCGAGATCACCCGCGACTCGCTGGTACGCGAACTGGGCGCCTGA